One segment of Lytechinus variegatus isolate NC3 chromosome 13, Lvar_3.0, whole genome shotgun sequence DNA contains the following:
- the LOC121426716 gene encoding dynactin subunit 2-like, translating into MADPKYANLPGIDTQPDLYETSDLPEDDQQREIAELSSESVEKLTINTKEAFNKFQDKKILAGQVDFSDRISQARRTGYIADKNEYEILEDGYQARETPVQRFQRLQHEIRELSQDVEKLQTTAKEASSGVGASPAALMQDIGVLQQQLYGLHLEKILGNESVIEAADPQGSLPKKLFNQLDAFKKEASQPLTPPKKGTQESKDGHVTYELYYRPEQNKFNQVSKGAELEQRLNRLEAMLGQDPQKLASLTADSSSKSLVESVSQLQAKVAILDIGQVDHIEARIQGLLQRLDQVSEKKSAVEDAGKDSKISALYEMVQKWDSIADTLPKVVDRLQALKELHEQALQFSQALSQLDIAQQQLTSSMGSQDTSIKQLKDSFAANLAAIQANCESLESRMKAVKK; encoded by the exons ATGGCGGATCCGAAATATGCCAACCTTCCTGGAATC GACACCCAGCCAGATCTATATGAGACGAGTGATCTACCAGAAGATGACCAACAGCGAGAAATT GCGGAATTAAGCAGTGAATCCGTTGAAAAGTTGACCATCAATACTAAAGAGGCTTTCAACAAATTCCAGGACAAGAAGATTCTTGCTGGACAAGTTG atttttcagatcgaatTAGCCAGGCAAGACGCACAGGATACATTGCTGATAAGAACGAGTATGAAATT ttGGAAGATGGGTATCAAGCCAGGGAGACACCAGTGCAGAGGTTTCAAAGATTACAACATGAAATCAGAGAATTAAGTCAAGATGTAGAGAAACTACAG ACAACAGCCAAGGAAGCATCTTCGGGAGTAGGGGCATCCCCAGCCGCTTTGATGCAAGACATTGGTGTGCTACAGCAGCAACTCTATGGACTTCATCTGGAGAAAATCCTGGGGAACGAGTCTGTCATAGAAGCTGCTGATCCTCAAGGCTCACTTCCAAA GAAACTGTTCAACCAGCTGGATGCTTTCAAGAAAGAAGCAAGCCAACCGTTGACCCCTCCTAAGAAGGGAACACAGGAGAGCAAAGATGGGCATGTCACATATGAACTCTACTATAGACCTGAACAAAACAAGTTCAATCAAGTATCAAAG ggaGCTGAACTTGAGCAGAGATTGAATCGATTGGAGGCCATGCTTGGTCAAGATCCACAAAAGCTT GCATCACTGACGGCCGATTCTAGTTCAAAGAGTCTTGTG GAATCTGTGAGTCAACTTCAAGCCAAGGTAGCCATCTTGGACATTGGTCAAGTGGACCACATTGAGGCCAGGATCCAGGGTCTACTCCAGCGGCTGGACCAGGTCTCGGAAAAGAAGTCAGCTGTGGAAGATGCAGGAAAGGATAGCAAG ATATCTGCACTGTATGAAATGGTTCAGAAATGGGATAGTATAGCGGACACCTTACCTAAAGTAGTAGACAGACTTCAGGCGTTGAAAGAGCTACATGAACAAG CTTTACAATTCAGCCAAGCACTTAGTCAGTTAGACATTGCCCAGCAGCAACTCACTTCCAGCATGGGAAGCCAAGATACATCAATCAAACAG CTGAAGGACTCCTTTGCCGCCAACCTAGCCGCCATCCAGGCCAATTGTGAATCATTAGAAAG